Proteins encoded together in one Camelina sativa cultivar DH55 chromosome 9, Cs, whole genome shotgun sequence window:
- the LOC104715154 gene encoding uncharacterized protein LOC104715154 has translation MRKVVVVDGTFLKGEFKGTLLIATTQDGNFNIFPLAYAVVDTENDVSWEWFFTQLSSVIPDDEELALISDRHKSIGKAIGKVYPLASRGICTYHLHKNIILRFSGSETFRLVKKAAAAYRVVDFEEIFQQIQEANPQLHAYLVRADVSKWSRAHFPRDRYNFTTSNIAESLNKVLNHVRVYPIVELLEAVRNMLTRWFATRRKQAAAMPTLLTKGVENLLQARIEHSRRLRVQEIDEDRFQVSCGTSRHVVNLRYRRCSCRHFDLERMPCVYAIAAAYTANQSVINQFHPYFRRDNLCSGYAESIMPIDTSCIISTDVTLSRCKPPFIRNPLGRPKMSRMKSFVEVALETKRPRKQHACSQCQQVGYNRTTCRANT, from the exons ATGCGGaaagttgtagttgtagatggAACCTTTTTGAAAGGTGAATTCAAAGGGACTCTTCTGATAGCGACAACACAAGAtgggaattttaatattttccctcTGGCGTATGCGGTTGTTGATACAGAGAACGACGTGTCGTGGGAATGGTTCTTTACTCAATTAAGTAGTGTAATTCctgatgatgaagagcttgCACTGATATCTGACCGGCATAAATCTATTGGTAAAGCTATCGGTAAAGTGTACCCCTTGGCAAGTCGAGGAATCTGCACTTATCATCTTCACAAGAATATTATCCTGAGATTTAGTGGGAGCGAAACATTCCGGCTGGTAAAAAAAGCAGCTGCAGCGTACCGTGTAGTTGATTTCGAAGAAATCTTCCAGCAAATTCAAGAAGCGAATCCGCAACTGCATGCTTACTTGGTGCGTGCAGATGTATCCAAGTGGAGCAGGGCGCACTTTCCTCGTGATAGGTACAACTTCACCACGAGCAACATTGCAGAATCGTTAAACAAAGTACTGAATCATGTGAGAGTCTATCCCATTGTAGAGTTATTAGAAGCGGTTCGGAATATGTTGACACGTTGGTTTGCTACAAGGAGAAAACAAGCGGCTGCAATGCCAACTTTACTCACCAAAGGAGTGGAGAACCTGTTACAG GCACGTATTGAACATTCAAGGCGTCTAAGGGTTCAAGAAATTGATGAAGATCGATTTCAAGTAAGTTGTGGTACCTCAAGGCATGTTGTCAATCTGAGGTATAGGAGGTGTTCATGTAGGCATTTTGATCTAGAGAGGATGCCATGCGTATATGCTATCGCAGCCGCATATACGGCCAACCAATCAGTTATTAACCAGTTCCATCCATACTTCCGCAGAGACAACCTCTGCAGTGGTTATGCGGAGTCGATAATGCCGATAGATACATCCTGCATCATTTCTACTGATGTTACACTGTCCAGATGTAAACCGCCTTTCATTAGGAATCCTCTAGGAAGGCCAAAGATGTCGAGGATGAAGTCTTTTGTCGAGGTTGCGTTGGAGACGAAGAGGCCCCGCAAACAGCATGCTTGTTCTCAGTGTCAACAGGTTGGCTACAACCGTACAACATGTCGAGCTAATACGTAG